A portion of the Sebastes fasciatus isolate fSebFas1 chromosome 2, fSebFas1.pri, whole genome shotgun sequence genome contains these proteins:
- the nrn1lb gene encoding neuritin 1-like b, which produces MKSPPGTATMLLPIALCLSLVPVGFGAAIPPSCDSIYKSFAQCLLTLGDSLVENQKDQNTQDIDAICRSWNAFHVCANSALAGCPGEAAAVWESLRQESRKTQFSGNLYDMCASRTTLPPSTVPAPQSPPTSDQTNQETLKGQTDKHSPTFSSLLFPACSTLILLIRS; this is translated from the exons ATGAAGTCCCCACCAGGCACGGCGACTATGCTGCTGCCCATCGCTCTCTGCCTCA GCCTCGTCCCGGTGGGTTTCGGAGCTGCAATTCCTCCTTCATGTGATTCCATCTACAAGAGTTTTGCTCAGTGTTTACTCACACTTGGAGACAGTCTGGTGGAAAATCAAAAAGACCAGAACACACAGGACATTGATGCAAtctgcag GTCCTGGAATGCGTTCCATGTTTGTGCAAACTCAGCGCTGGCCGGCTGTCCTGGAGAAGCCGCCGCCGTCTGGGAGTCTCTAAGACAAGAGTCCAGGAAGACGCAGTTCTCTGGAAACCTCTACGACATGTGTGCCAGTCGCACCACCCTCCCACCCAGCACTGTGCCTGCACCCCAGAGCCCACCCACCTCCGACCAGACCAACCAGGAAACACTGAAAGGGCAGACGGACAAGCACAGCCCCACCTTCAGCTCACTGCTGTTCCCTGCATGCAGCACCTTAATACTTCTGATCAGGAGTTAG
- the slc38a8b gene encoding putative sodium-coupled neutral amino acid transporter 8, with the protein MEELARESISLLARSASHADPPRLGSLGAVFIMLKSALGAGLLNFPWAFQKAGGVTTAVSVELVSLVFLISGLVILGYSSSVSKQKTYQDVVREVCGGAVGQLCEVCFCFNLFMICVAFLVVVQDQLEKLCISLYETVTGSSEGEMPYHWYTDQRFALFIMCLFIILPLSIPKEIGIQKYTSVLGTLAATYLCVAVIVKYYLMESHPVILTPEHSQGVGSWASMFSVVPTICFGFQCHEACIAIYSSMENQKLLHWVIISVVSMFFCLLIYTLTGVYGFMTFGREVASDILMSYPGNDVVMIISRLLFGISIITIYPIILLLGRSVILNLVLRIQRRRQGIVTHTFESRCRFVLTVIWIAITLLIAMFVPDMGEVISVIGGISAFFIFIFPGLCLVFTMQTESVSPRVRVILTVWGVITIVVGAFIFGQSTTIAIMELCQKF; encoded by the exons ATGGAGGAACTGGCCCGGGAGAGCATCAGCCTGCTGGCCCGGTCTGCGTCTCACGCCGACCCGCCACGGCTCGGCTCGTTGGGGGCGGTGTTCATCATGCTGAAGTCTGCGCTGGGAGCCGGACTGCTCAACTTCCCCTGGGCCTTCCAGAAGGCGGGAGGAGTCACTACTGCTGTCAGCGTGGAGCTG GTTTCACTGGTCTTCCTCATCAGTGGTCTGGTCATCCTCGGCTACTCCTCGTCAGTGAGCAAACAGAAGACGTATCAGGACGTGGTGAGAGAGGTGTGTGGAGGAGCTGTGGGCCAACTCTGTGAAGTCTGTTTCTGCTTCAATCTCTTCATGATATGTGTGGCCTTCCTGGTGGTGGTGCAGGACCAGCTGGAGAAAT TGTGTATTTCTTTATATGAGACGGTGACTGGGTCCAGTGAGGGCGAGATGCCGTATCACTGGTACACCGACCAACGCTTCGCCCTCTTCATCATGTGCCTCTTCATCATCTTACCTCTGTCCATACCAAAAGAAATCGGCATCCAGAAATATACAAG tgtgttgggGACGCTGGCCGCTACGTATCTGTGTGTGGCAGTGATTGTCAAATATTACCTGATGGAGAGCCACCCTGTTATATTAACTCCAGAGCACAGCCAAGG tgtgGGTTCGTGGGCTTCGATGTTTAGTGTCGTGCCGACCATCTGCTTTGGCTTCCAG tgCCATGAAGCATGCATTGCCATCTACAGCAGCATGGAGAACCAGAAGCTCCTCCACTGGGTGATCATATCTGTGGTCTCCATGTTCTTCTGTTTACTCATCTACACTCTGACCG GTGTGTACGGCTTCATGACGTTTGGACGAGAGGTGGCCTCCGATATCTTGATGTCATATCCAGGAAATGATGTGGTCATGATCATCTCCAGACTACTTTTTGGAATATCAATCATCACCATCTATCCTATTATTCTTCTTCTGGGGAG atCTGTTATCCTGAACCTGGTGCTGCGTATTCAAAGACGTCGTCAGGGAATCGTCACTCATACGTTTGAGAGTCGCTGCAGATTCGTTCTCACTGTGATTTGGATCGCCATCACTCTTCTCATCGCCATGTTTGTCCCCGACATGGGGGAGGTCATCAGTGTCATCGGAGGAATCAGCGCCTTCTTCATCTTTATTTTTCCTG gtctTTGCTTAGTGTTCACAATGCAAACTGAATCTGTGTCTCCAAGAGTCAG GGTGATTTTAACAGTGTGGGGAGTTATAACTATTGTAGTTGGAGCCTTCATCTTCGGACAGAGCACCACCATCGCTATCATGGAGCTTTGCCAGAAATTCTGA